Proteins found in one Nostoc sp. NIES-3756 genomic segment:
- a CDS encoding aminoglycoside phosphotransferase family protein yields the protein MKQKLFLNSQNIGNYLVEIGLCQGLEKEDFSLELIPGETRNFNLIVNFSQGRKIIVKQERYQKVAVNNEFWYEIKVRDLIKEFTDLNFIQAFQSSVLYADEENSIIIFSYLEDYEDLEGFYRNSHDFSAEISLALGIAIANIHSQTFNHKQYRDFLLSNTTLPEREHPLNSLQSLEEIGPEVFGMFPVEGFKFLALYQRYDSLSTAIADLSNAYIPCCLSHNDLKLSNILLHKNWEQQLDSPIIRLIDWERSYWGDPAYDLGILLASYLKLWLNSLVVSRAIKIEQSLKLATIPLEILQPAIATLLQTYLTTFPSIIEYRPDFLQRVVQFTGTALISEILSSIKYQKTFGNTGICMLQVAKSLVCRPEASLSTICGLSVAELTQPLSNKFNVQPALSI from the coding sequence ATGAAACAAAAGTTATTTTTAAATTCACAAAATATTGGTAATTATTTAGTTGAAATTGGCTTGTGTCAAGGTTTAGAGAAAGAAGATTTCAGTTTAGAGTTAATTCCTGGTGAAACTAGAAATTTTAATTTGATAGTTAACTTTTCTCAAGGTCGAAAAATTATTGTGAAGCAGGAACGATACCAAAAAGTAGCTGTAAATAATGAATTTTGGTATGAGATAAAAGTAAGAGATTTGATTAAGGAATTTACCGATCTAAATTTCATTCAAGCTTTTCAGTCTTCGGTACTATATGCCGATGAAGAAAATTCAATTATTATTTTCAGTTATTTAGAAGATTATGAAGATTTGGAGGGTTTCTATAGAAATTCTCATGACTTTTCCGCAGAAATTAGTTTAGCTTTGGGAATAGCGATCGCTAATATTCATAGTCAAACTTTTAACCACAAACAATATCGAGATTTCTTATTATCGAATACTACATTACCTGAAAGAGAACATCCTCTCAACTCGCTCCAAAGTTTAGAGGAAATTGGCCCGGAGGTATTCGGAATGTTTCCGGTAGAAGGGTTCAAATTTCTCGCACTTTACCAACGTTATGATAGCTTATCTACAGCGATCGCAGATTTGAGTAATGCTTACATTCCCTGTTGTTTAAGTCATAATGACCTGAAACTGAGCAATATCCTCTTACACAAAAATTGGGAACAACAGCTAGATAGTCCTATCATCCGCCTAATTGATTGGGAACGTTCTTACTGGGGAGATCCAGCTTATGATTTAGGTATTTTGCTTGCTAGCTATCTCAAGCTGTGGCTCAATAGTTTAGTTGTTAGCAGAGCCATCAAGATTGAGCAATCCTTAAAGTTAGCAACAATACCTCTGGAGATTTTACAACCGGCGATCGCAACTTTACTACAAACTTATTTAACTACATTTCCCAGCATCATAGAATATCGCCCAGATTTTTTACAGCGCGTTGTTCAATTTACTGGCACAGCTTTAATTTCGGAAATCCTCTCTTCAATTAAATATCAAAAGACATTTGGTAATACAGGAATATGTATGCTGCAAGTTGCTAAAAGTTTAGTTTGTCGTCCAGAAGCTTCTTTATCAACTATTTGTGGTTTATCTGTTGCTGAGTTAACACAACCATTAAGCAACAAATTCAACGTCCAGCCTGCATTATCTATTTAA
- a CDS encoding T3SS effector HopA1 family protein: MKIVSTQTNQLKLTDSVLLDKLQDIANNVELQPNFRIYHPQYQPFELSGEVAANLRKMPLEIQQQYNCLQLRGFLYGIYYNGYLLNSLSLASNKNSLPTDLENSTFLGIDQDFLEQLHCHNSGSGYYDNGWSIFKEKSDRILIVNKGDLKLRIERDYHLPPVQRSSVIGEQVAILMPKNLIQKGFYLAVGNAGSYVASDLTVRIYFNISPEGAISLMETLTQQLNSEAIPFIFKVLYNPCDYNRYDAGVLYFNQSQYAAVKQILKVAYIANQVYFRSEVPLFTKKLKPGLGLAEQPIAQLNIPESFGEHRCQIVANGLLAAMQKGDTSSEGKLQAIFDQFASVNIDIEYPYLNAGSKDIYEFF, translated from the coding sequence ATGAAAATAGTCTCAACTCAGACAAACCAACTAAAACTAACAGATTCCGTATTATTAGATAAATTACAAGATATCGCTAATAACGTCGAACTTCAGCCCAATTTCCGGATATACCACCCTCAATATCAGCCGTTTGAATTATCTGGAGAGGTTGCTGCTAACCTGCGAAAAATGCCACTAGAAATTCAGCAACAATACAACTGCTTACAACTACGTGGCTTTCTCTACGGAATTTACTATAACGGTTATCTACTAAACTCGCTTTCCTTAGCATCAAATAAGAATAGCTTACCAACGGATTTAGAAAATAGCACCTTTTTAGGAATAGACCAAGATTTTCTAGAGCAATTACATTGTCATAACTCAGGTAGCGGCTATTATGACAATGGTTGGTCTATTTTCAAAGAAAAAAGTGACCGTATTTTAATTGTCAATAAAGGTGATTTAAAATTACGGATTGAGCGCGATTATCATCTTCCACCTGTACAGCGTTCTAGTGTAATTGGCGAACAAGTTGCTATTTTAATGCCTAAAAATTTAATTCAGAAAGGATTTTACCTTGCTGTTGGTAATGCAGGCTCTTATGTAGCATCTGATTTGACGGTGAGAATTTATTTTAATATTAGCCCAGAGGGCGCTATTAGTTTAATGGAAACTCTCACACAACAATTAAATTCTGAGGCAATTCCATTTATTTTTAAAGTGCTTTATAATCCCTGTGACTACAATCGCTACGATGCAGGAGTCTTGTATTTTAATCAGTCTCAATATGCAGCAGTCAAACAAATACTCAAGGTAGCTTATATTGCAAATCAAGTTTACTTTCGTTCGGAAGTTCCTTTATTTACTAAAAAATTGAAACCAGGATTAGGGCTTGCAGAACAGCCGATCGCACAGTTAAATATTCCAGAAAGCTTTGGTGAACATCGTTGTCAAATAGTTGCAAATGGTTTATTAGCAGCTATGCAAAAAGGAGACACATCTTCAGAAGGGAAATTGCAGGCTATATTTGATCAGTTTGCTAGTGTAAATATTGATATAGAGTATCCTTATCTCAATGCAGGCTCAAAAGATATTTATGAATTTTTCTAA